The Streptomyces sp. A2-16 sequence ACTCGCCGAGCGCATCGCCCAGTTGTCCGGCATCCCGGATGCCCGGGTCTTCTTCACCACCTCCGGCACCGAGGCCAACGACACCGCCCTGCTGCTCGCCACGACCCACCGCCGCAGCAACACGATCCTGGCGATGCGCAACAGCTACCACGGCCGCTCCTTCAGCGCGGTCGGCATCACCGGCAACCGCGGCTGGTCGCCCACCTCGCTGTCCCCGCTGCAGACGCTGTACGTCCACGGCGGAGTGCGCACCCGCGGCCCGTACGCCTCCCTCGGCGACGACGACTTCATCGCGGCCTGCGTCGACGACCTCGAGGACCTGCTCGGCCACACCCGCCCGCCCGCCGCCCTGATCGCCGAGCCGATCCAGGGCGTAGGCGGCTTCACCTCCCCGCCCGACGGCCTCTACGCCGCCTTCCGCGAGGTGCTGAACGAGCGGGGCATCCTGTGGATCGCCGACGAGGTGCAGACCGGCTGGGGCCGCACCGGCGACCACTTCTGGGGCTGGCAGGCGCACGGGCAGTCGGGCCCGCCGGACATCCTCACCTTCGCCAAGGGCATCGGCAACGGCATGTCCATCGGCGGGGTCGTGGCCCGCGCCGAGATCATGAACTGCCTGGACTCCAACAGCATTTCGACCTTCGGCGGCACCCAGATCACCATGGCCGCCGGCCTCGCCAACCTGACGTACCTCCTGGAACACGACCTGCAGGGCAACGCCCGGCGGGTCGGCGGACTGCTCATCGAGCGGCTGCGGGCGGTCGCCGCGCAGGTTCCGGGTGTACGGGAGGTGCGCGGGCGCGGTCTGATGCTCGGCGTCGAGCTGGTCAGGCCCGGCACCGACGAGGCCGACCCACAGGCCGCGTCCGCCGTGCTGGAGGCCGCGCGCGCCGAGGGGCTGCTGCTCGGCAAGGGCGGCGGACACAACACCAGCGCCCTCAGGATCGCCCCGCCCCTGTCCCTGACCGTCGCGGAGGCCGAGGAGGGCGCCGCGATCCTCGAACACGCTCTGAGGAGCACCATCCAGTAGGTCCACAGCGAGGGAACACCGTCATGAGCACCACCTTGGAGCCCCTGGAGTCCCTGGAGCCGACCCTGTCGGTCCGTCAGGTCCTCATGCTCGAACGGGTCCTGGCCGGGGAGCCCGAGGTGGTGGCCGGTGCCGGCCAGCTCGACCGCGCCGTGCGCTGGGTGCACGTGGCCGAGGCCGCCGACGTCGGTGTGATGCTCAGCGGCGGCGAGATGGTCCTCACCACCGGCGTGCTGCTCGCCGGTGACGAGAACAAGCAGGCCGAGTACATCCAGTCCCTGCACCGCGCGGAGGCCGCGGCCGTGGTCCTCGGACTCGGCCGAGCCTTCCCGGCCCCGCCGGACGTGATGCGCCGGGCCGCCGAGCGCTGCGGGCTGCCCATGGTCGTCCTGCACCGACCCTTCCCCTTCGCGGAGTTGACGGAAGAGGTCCAGGCCCGTCTGGTGCGACGGAAGTTCGCCGCCGTGAGCATGTCCGAGGCCGTCCGCACCGCCCTCACCGGACTCATCACCGCGGGCGCCCCGCTCCAGCACCTGCTGGACGAGATCGCCCACCACAGCGGCTGCCCCGTCGTCGTCACCAACCTCGCCCACCGGGTCCTCGCCACCGCCGGGGAGCGGTCCGCGGTCGACGACGTGCTGCGCGACTGGGAGCGCATCGCCCGCCAGGCCGGCGGCAGCGAGGGCGACGGCTGGATCCGCGCCGAACTGGGCGGGCGCGGCGAGCGCTGGGGCCAGATCATGCTGTGCGGCTACCGCGGCGACACCGCCACCGGCCGCCTCCTCGCCGACCGCGCCGCCGAGGCCCTCGTCCTGCACCGCATGCTCGGCGGGACCTCCGCCCACACCTGGGAGGAACAGTCCGCGCAGAGCCTGCTGACCGACCTGGTCAGCGGGGTCGTACCGGCGAGGCAGCTGCTGCCCCGGGCGCGGGCGGCCGGACTGCCCGTCAACCGGCGCACCTTCGTGCCGCTCGTCGTACGGGACGGTGATCCCGCCGAACTCGACCGGGTGCTAAGGCTGTTGGGGCTGCCGGGCATCGTCGCCGAACTCGCCGACGGGGCCACCGCCGTCCTGCTGAGCCTGGCCCGGGACCAGGACGCCACGGTGCTCACGGCCAACTTCGCGGCCCGGCTGACGGGGACGGTGGTGGCCGCGGCCGATCCCCGTACCGCCTGGGACGACGTGCCCGCCGGTATGCGCGAGGCCCGGCATGTCGCCGACGCCGTCGCCTCCGGAGTACTCGACCTCCCGGCCGTCGTACGCCTCAAGGACGTCCATCTGCGCGGCCTGATACGGCTGCTGCGCGACGACCCGCATGTGCAGTCCTTCGCGGAGCGCGAGCTGGACGGGCTGCTGTGCGACTCGGGGCCGGGAGAGGGGCTGCTCGCTGTCCTGCGGACGTACCTCGCCACCGGCCGCAACAAGTCCCGCACCGCCCAGCTCCACCACGTCTCCCGCCCCGCGCTGTACCGGCGGCTGGAGGCGATACAGGGCCGGCTGGGCGTCGACCTCGACGACTTCGAGCAGGCGGCCTCGGTGCACATCGCGCTCCTCGCGCACGACGCGCAACAGAGCTGAAACATGCCACGACCTGGGAAAACGGCGGTGAAACATGGGCTCACGAGAGGGTGACACCGTGGCACGCCGTGCGCCCGCAGACGTGACACCGTGCAACTCAAAGCCCGTTTTCGGACTTCCTAGTCTTCTCGCACACCGAGTGACCGGAGGTCCCGATGAGCAGAGTGATTCGTGCCGCCCTCTTCCAGACCGCGTGGACGGGCGACAAGGAGTCGATGATCCAGGTACACGAGCAGGCGGCCCGGGACGCGGCCGCGCAGGGTGCTCAGGTCCTGTGCTTCCAGGAGCTGTTCTACGGGCCGTACTTCTGCCAGGTCCAGGACAAGGCGTTCTACGAGTACGCCGAACAGATCCCGGACGGCCCCATCGTCAAGCGCTTCCAGTCGCTGGCGAAGGAGTTGGGCATCGTCCTGATCCTGCCGATGTACGAGGAGGAGCAACCCGGCGTCCTCTACAACACCGCCGCCGTGATCGACGCGGACGGCTCGTACCTCGGCAAGTACCGCAAGCACCACATCCCCCAAGTGCCCGGATTCTGGGAGAAGTTCTACTTCCGCCCCGGCAATCTGGGGTGGCCGATCTTCGACACCAAGGTCGGGAGGATCGGTGTGTACATCTGCTACGACCGCCACTTCCCGGAGGGCTGGCGGGCGTTGGGCCTCGCGGGTGCCGAGATCGTCTTCAACCCGTCGGCCACCTCGCGGGGGCTGTCCGCGTACCTGTGGCAGCTGGAGCAGCCGGCCGCGGCCGTCGCCAACGAGTACTTCGTCGGCGCGATCAACCGCGTGGGCGTGGAGGAGCTGGGCGACAACGACTTCTACGGGACGACGTACTTCGTCGACCCGGAGGCGCAGTTCGTGGGCGAGGTGGCCAGCGACAAGGAGACCGAACTCGTCGTCCGCGACCTGGACATGGCCAAGCTGCGGGAAGTGCGCGACCGCTGGCAGTTCTACCGCGACCGCCGTCCCGACGCCTACCCGCCGCTGACCGCACCCTGACCGCACCAACCACCCCGGCAGGAGAGGGAACATGAGCAGCCGTACCGTCATCCGCGGTGGCCTCGTCATCACCGCGTCCGACGAGATCCACGCCGACGTGCTGATCGAGGACGGCCGCATCGCCGCCCTCGCCGTGCCCGGCACCCAGAGCTGGACCGCGGACCGCACGATCGACGCCACCGGGAAGTACGTCATCCCCGGTGGCGTCGACGCCCACACCCACATGGAACTGCCCTTCGGCGGCACCTTCGCCTCCGACACCTTCGAGACCGGCACCCGGGCCGCCGCCTGGGGCGGCACCACGACCATCGTCGACTTCGCGGTGCAGAGCGTCGGCCACACCCTGCGCGAGGGCCTGGACGCCTGGCACGCCAAGGCCGAGGGCAACTGCGCCATCGACTACGGCTTCCACATGATCGTCTCCGATGTGAACCAGGAGACGCTCAAGGAGATGGACCTGCTGGTGGCGGAGGGCGTGACCTCCTTCAAGCAGTTCATGGCCTACCCCGGCGTCTTCTACTCCGACGACGGCCAGATCCTGCGCGCCATGCAGCGCTCCGCCGAGAACGGCGGACTGATCATGATGCACGCCGAGAACGGCATCGCGATCGACGTCCTGGTGGAGCAGGCACTGGCACGCGGCGAGACGGATCCGAGGTATCACGGGGAGGTCCGCAAGGCGCTCCTCGAGGCCGAGGCCACC is a genomic window containing:
- a CDS encoding PucR family transcriptional regulator; its protein translation is MSTTLEPLESLEPTLSVRQVLMLERVLAGEPEVVAGAGQLDRAVRWVHVAEAADVGVMLSGGEMVLTTGVLLAGDENKQAEYIQSLHRAEAAAVVLGLGRAFPAPPDVMRRAAERCGLPMVVLHRPFPFAELTEEVQARLVRRKFAAVSMSEAVRTALTGLITAGAPLQHLLDEIAHHSGCPVVVTNLAHRVLATAGERSAVDDVLRDWERIARQAGGSEGDGWIRAELGGRGERWGQIMLCGYRGDTATGRLLADRAAEALVLHRMLGGTSAHTWEEQSAQSLLTDLVSGVVPARQLLPRARAAGLPVNRRTFVPLVVRDGDPAELDRVLRLLGLPGIVAELADGATAVLLSLARDQDATVLTANFAARLTGTVVAAADPRTAWDDVPAGMREARHVADAVASGVLDLPAVVRLKDVHLRGLIRLLRDDPHVQSFAERELDGLLCDSGPGEGLLAVLRTYLATGRNKSRTAQLHHVSRPALYRRLEAIQGRLGVDLDDFEQAASVHIALLAHDAQQS
- a CDS encoding nitrilase-related carbon-nitrogen hydrolase, with product MSRVIRAALFQTAWTGDKESMIQVHEQAARDAAAQGAQVLCFQELFYGPYFCQVQDKAFYEYAEQIPDGPIVKRFQSLAKELGIVLILPMYEEEQPGVLYNTAAVIDADGSYLGKYRKHHIPQVPGFWEKFYFRPGNLGWPIFDTKVGRIGVYICYDRHFPEGWRALGLAGAEIVFNPSATSRGLSAYLWQLEQPAAAVANEYFVGAINRVGVEELGDNDFYGTTYFVDPEAQFVGEVASDKETELVVRDLDMAKLREVRDRWQFYRDRRPDAYPPLTAP
- a CDS encoding aspartate aminotransferase family protein, with protein sequence MTEDLLGRHRAVLPDWLALYYENPLEITHGEGRHVWDSEGNKYLDFFGGILTTMTAHALPEITKAVSEQAGRIIHSSTLYLNRPMVELAERIAQLSGIPDARVFFTTSGTEANDTALLLATTHRRSNTILAMRNSYHGRSFSAVGITGNRGWSPTSLSPLQTLYVHGGVRTRGPYASLGDDDFIAACVDDLEDLLGHTRPPAALIAEPIQGVGGFTSPPDGLYAAFREVLNERGILWIADEVQTGWGRTGDHFWGWQAHGQSGPPDILTFAKGIGNGMSIGGVVARAEIMNCLDSNSISTFGGTQITMAAGLANLTYLLEHDLQGNARRVGGLLIERLRAVAAQVPGVREVRGRGLMLGVELVRPGTDEADPQAASAVLEAARAEGLLLGKGGGHNTSALRIAPPLSLTVAEAEEGAAILEHALRSTIQ